The stretch of DNA cgaagtccgagaggatgcccagataagagaagcagcattgaaacaaaggatgactacaatgtacaacaaaaaagtcattcgaagaacatttgccCCGGATGACTTGGTCttgatcagaaacgacattggagtcaacaaatcaggagaaggaaagctcgccgcaaattggaagggaccatacaaagtcaatgaagttttaggaaaaggttattacaAAGTAACCGACCTGAACGGCACTGAGTTatcaaggtcgtggcatgcttgtaatatgaaaaggtactacagttaaaagcaaactctactccctgatgtactcttttcccaacttcatgattttttcccaaaattaaagggttttttctggagaagggtttttaacgaggcatcatagtagaggctaagggaaaataggctattaaaacccttagtagcaagaaggtacctacccaataaataaagatctttttcatctacaatatctattataaaatcctttttattttcctaagtctttctacgaaacgcgccgacttaagctcgacaaaacgtgaaaatcccatgaaccgacctagatggtcgtcagaataaaacgacgaggtacaagtcggtgtaaagaggttatgtAAGTCGATCGTAAAAACTCGGGAACAATCCGACTCATAAGTCAAAATGAGAACCCGGGTAGAAAAGCTCGGAAATACTCCGACCCATAAATCGGAGCGAAGAACCGAGTAGAAGAgaaacgcatcgcaaaaataacctaagtcataagaACTCGCTAAAACAAAGTCGAGTATAGGGGATAACaaaaagagattggaaaaccTAGGAAAAAGTTTAAAGGCTGCCTAAAAGTCCTTAAACAAAAACCCTCGGAAAAACAGACGAGCCAATGGGAAAGGTTTTCGGAAAAAGATCAAGGGGATTttggaaaaatcaaaattaggaaagcatacacgcataaggtaacttaaacccttatccaaaaaagggtattttttgtgttaatttaaaaaacccTTATTCAAAAAGGGCATTTgcgaaaatattttgtttacggccttaaaaggccgAAAGAAATTGTTCAAACGTCACCAAACAGCatataaagagtttaaaaaaggggggactcacaggccgagcccccatatagccataaaaaaTCATTTATGCAGAGGAGTAGACGGATCACCACTACCAGAATCAGGAGGAGCGCCACCAGGACAGGGGAGAGAAGCACCCAcaggagatgaagaggaagtcgGAAGAATAACTGAAGAACTCGGAGCGTCCTTAGAACGAGGAGGGGACTCAATGATCCTCTGCCCTCGAGTCTTCAATTCTGACTCGGAAACAACTACAGGGACAGGAGGATCCACGATAGCACCATCAATGACAACTTTAtcaggatgtaaaggagaaagatccaagtcgggagcGATAACTCTGACTTGCTCCAGGAAAAtcctccaagactcctcggcaCCATCAGcgatagagtcctccaactcggcgtaCGCATTCCGAGAATTCAGCAAATCCttcttcacagacacaagatcttGAAATAAACTCTGATAACTCTCCTGTGCTGTCTTCCTCAAACTCGCCTCCATATTGCATTGGGCCCGCAGCTTGCTCTCCTTCTCCCGAAGGCTATCTCTCTCCGCCCTCAGTTTAGCTACCTCCTCCTTCAGCTCCCTCTCATGGTCCTGGTAAGAAAGAAGCCTCCCCTCCAACTCCTCAACCTTCGAGGTTACCTCCAAAGAGCTGAGAGGAGTCTTCTCAAAGATATCCAAAAGCATGCCACAAACACCCGCCGCCTTAAAACTCTCCTCAGCCAGAATGGTGAGGTGGTTtcgaacagaaacatcatccatacttatatgaggatagatgttctttcgttccgccttaaccccaccatcaaaagaagagccagactctaaagtcttgcgcttcttcttctctggctcagGAAGAAGTCGGGCGGAAGGGAGTGGCCGAGACAAGGttgaagaagaaatcacaatgGGCTGAGAGGGAGTCCCCACGttctgaggaggaggaggaggaggaggaggagggggaGAGATGATCGCCCTGGCACCACCGGCCCTAGCCCGGGACTTTGCCTTAGCCTCCTGAACTCTCTGGTAAGATTCCTGAGCATTCTTCCTTGCCATGTctgcaaaagaaacaattagcAAAAGTTACAAGTCGGTAAACCTCAAGTCGGCAAAAACAAGTCGGAAATAGGAAATGCATGTACTACCTAGTTGTGACCGAACAAAGGTCGGCGTTCCCTGGAGGAATTTCCTAGTGTCCAAGtttggggccctcccccacgcttctcggaaaaaccccacaatggccgcctccacctcgtCCATGTCATCTAGACCATACTTCTCACAAGGGGAGGCTTCCAACCAATAGAGGGGAAAGCGAGGGAAATAATGCtcatccaggaaaaaggggtggtgaccctctacggtttgcactttgaaaaaataatttttgaagtcatggaaggattcgtcaaaaagggtgaaaattctccgaccttgtatggctcggaaagaCACCCATTGTTGCTTGTTAtttagcccactaaagggcttagtcatgtggaaaagaaaaaagaaaatcctcaaagaggtcggaaagTCCAAAGCGTGACTAACAAACTgataaattttcagaaaaccccaagaattggggtgaagttgggtaGGGGCAACTCGACAGTGGTGCAAAACAgatatttcaaaatccaaaaaaggaagaaaaacacccaagcgggtgatcatacattcatacataaagaaaaaatgaggggccaCCTCATTAGCtctcccaaaacaaacccggtcttccgGACCTGGGATTACCAACTCATATTTTGGCTCGTCCTCCTCCGAAGTACAAAGCCTGTGGTGAGTACGAAGATGAGTAATAAACTCAGTGTCGACCAAGGGTTCCTCCCCTAGGACCGTGACATcaacccactgagaaagaacatctacggaagccattttcttttttcttatgaaAGGTGACAGAaacctacaaaaagaaaaaagaaaagaaaaataaaaaaacacggTCCCTAAAGGGAGGAGATGCGAAGCCAAAATCTACAGACCAACCTATCTACCCACAAAACGAAAGCATGCAAACACAAGGCATGTCGTGAAAGAAGAAAAGCTAACCTTTATCCGAAAGAGAAGGTTGGAAGAAGCAGAAGTCTCCAAACGCAAAAATACAGCAcgaacaaagaaagaagaagtttgaaagattgcagaaacggaaaaatgaaagagagggaaagtatttataaacatgctaaggggcataatggtaaaaacggagcagtcattaatgagagtgcaccgttaccaaagccATCAATCCCTAAGTGCATCCCTAACGGACACGACACTTGAAtagacgtaactgtcagaaacaaaaggtcgcgaaaatcacgtcggtttaaAAACCCGTGTTTCCTCCAAGAAAGTCGGCTACGAACCCGAGTTAAATACTTGAACCCAAACCCTAAAGAGATAttgggctcaagtaggggcactgttcataccctgacccaataataaaggcccaggtccagaAGAAAGGCTTAGTCCAGAGGATTGAACCTTACTACCCACCGACCTGTTGTCAAGAAGTCGGTGTTGACTACGATTTGTCTTAAAGAAGTCGGGCACGATATTAGTTGGCAGATAagcactcattcaaatgagtaaccgcccctaaaatctctctaaccgcttcataaagtcatatcttaacctccctaagataatgggacggttaacaccctaaagatatggcactactccaacggtggttattggctcaccactatacatacactgacacccctcaggtatctctaagcccaatactctctagacctgctaacacccctgctaacttaggcatcggagtgtctttgcaggtaccaccccacATTCACTCACATACGCAAGTCGGAAGGATGCTCCAGTGTGTGATCCAGCTTGGAGACTACCATCCGCGGGCGATTGGGCCAACAAACGTCATCTATTCtactaatctccggttacccaccgtaacatatagtattaaaattttttaactatgatacaaaaattgtttaattttgacacaaagaattcttaattttaacactgaattttttaaaattatttgatactgcagtttcttctttttcttcttatttttcttctttcttctttattcatgcagaatttttgtatttttattataaagttatatatattttaaatttttttgtgtttattgTCAAAAagatctaaataaaaaatagtataattttttatttttattcgtttttttatttgtttaattttttattctttgtagAGGatgaaacaataaaaattataagagtgtgaaacaaaaaaaattatgaaaataagaagaagaaggagaaagaattgtttggaaaatatatataaaaaataacataaaatttttttaaccgtgatatagaaaatttttaattttgacactaaaattttttaaacgtgacacataaaataaaatgttacagttttttttttttgatgaagaagacaatGCTGAAAAAGAAttgtacaaaaatataaaatagaatgttgtaatttttttattcatttttctttaaaaagaaaagaagacaaCAAtgctaaagaaaaagaagaaaagagaggatgaaaaggagatgatataataatgatgataacaATGATAATGAATACAAAACTTTTATATGATGAAGGGGACAATAATCTCCTAAAttgttttatataaattatatataaattttaatttaatttttttaaaatttttattttaattttattttattataaaattaatttttgatttttctctaatgtttttatttagttttgtctttgataatgaaaaagaatgaaaaaaaaaagataatagaaaaagaagagcttatgaaaaaaaaagatatgtaaattttgatttaatcaaatttggttaagaaaaaaatttgattatttagtatttttttaattttttaatttgttttagattttaatgtaattaagacatattatatttataatatcttCAATTAGTTTTCGTAACAAACAGTGGCGgagtttgaaacaaaattttgggggctagatagaaaataattgtcaagataCTTTTGATATGAATCTCATTTAAGATAAACTCGTCTAACCTCATCTCTCTGATTTAggtgatattgccaaatttaaATCCGTTTTTTAGGGTCTCGTTCCAAAAAATTAAGGTCAATATCATCAAATGCAACTCTTTGAACTTTTGGAGGTTGCATCTCACTTTTTTTgtgattcattaaagtagaagaactatctataggtgttgatattgtaaaagttatatgttctccttcttgaatattagctttcttcttaaaaaatgcatcaattctttgatttttcatgattattttatataaaaatttgaatatatatcctctaaaatatgtaaaaaagaagttaaaatttttttatcaatttatacgcatacaataatatcaatacttattgaatattctaatattttttatcatataaaaaattaaattaaataaacagtaaaatataaaataatattaaattacataaataaaaaatacttaattttttatatttgaactcaaaAGTATAGATAATGTTGCTTATTGAATAAAGAGTTGCGAATGCGAATACATTCAGTTTAGTCCAAATCcaatatattttgaatatttaaaactaaaaattattatgcaataaaaataagagatgaAGATTAAACTTTGATATTTTAAGTCATAGCAAAATATTTGAACCAattgaactaatttttttattttttaaaaaaatattactaatttttttatcaaaagttTGGGAACATGACTTCGTTGTCTTAATTAAGCTCTGCTCCTCGTAACAAAGTTTTACgatttaaagtttaattttaagaatattttttgcTATTATTAGAATGATGATTAATGttgttacaaaaattatttttaacttttgacattctcaaaagaataagagatcaaaatggcaattaaaaattcGTATCCAGCTAAGAACCCcaataataatactaaaaaattaaacaaagaaaaaatataagtagACAACGAAAATACTAAATAGTATGTATAATAGATATATTGaatgtttattttatcaaatatataaatgattattttaatattaaaatttaaataaattatctaaaaatataatatatttttatttaattgataattgtttATGAGAATTATTATAATCATTCGTAAACACGGGTGAATTGAATTTTTTACTATCACAAagtgaaaaatattaaagattaaattaaatacaTTCTGACATGCGATAATAAATTCTATAATCCTGTGCAAGTTGCCCGGGTCCTCacctaataaataaatagataaaaacaagaaaacaaaacaacGAACGTGATCTACACCAGTTTAaatgctctctctctctctcgttaTTGTTCTTCCTTCCATCCCTCCCTCCCTCTTCCCTCTCCTCTTCCTTCTCAGTCTCTCTCTTTCTGAATCTAATTGAAATTTGTCATCACNNNNNNNNNNNNNNNNNNNNNNNNNNNNNNNNNNNNNNNNNNNNNNNNNNNNNNNNNNNNNNNNNNNNNNNNNNNNNNNNNTATTCAGTCCCCGCATTTATGCCAACCCTTTaaattcctctctctctctctcttatatccttttttttttctttctctgtttttaatttaatttccctcAATTGTCTTATTCTCTTCTTGGTTATGAAGTTACTCGCTCTTTGCTTCATCGCACTCCTTTCTCTGCTCGAATTCTTCCATCGTTCTCCACTTACATGGAATGCCCGTTCGTCTGGTCCTCTTCCTCACGCACCTGTTTCTGGTGCTGAATTGTGTTCAATGCATGCGGTGAATTCttcttctcattttaattttaatttaataataatattattattttttattataattatcattattggAATTTGAATTGAAGCAGGTGCTAGTTGCTAATTTGGTGAAGATTGCAGCTATAAGAAAGGTTTAGAGGGAGGacttgttttcttcttcatgggGAATGGTGACGATGGACGCTGCATTTTCCCCCTCACCAGTTTGCAAAttgggtattttttttaaatatatatttttaattcttgtgtTATGTGGTAAAACAATGAAATATCCAAGGAATACCATTATCCCTTATCGTTATTAGTGACTACTCTCAATTTCGATTCTCAACCATCACATTTGGAATgcatttgatatttttcttttcttttttttttttcggtgtTGNNNNNNNNNNNNNNNNNNNNNNNNNNNNNNNNNNNNNNNNNNNNNNNNNNNNNNNNNNNNNNNNNNNNNNNNNNNNNNNNNNNNNNNNtccacttattttttattttttcttctcaatATTTGTCTTTGTAGGAGGGGTTGAATTTCGTTTTAAGTACCACGTAAATTGAATAGTTATATGtctgaaaggaaaaaaaaaattaagtctaTGAAGAATTACAATGTTGGATTAATAGGTCCCTACTCCCTAAAATGGACAAGTTTAATCCCTCCATCCCATTCCTTGGACTGATGAGTCCTGCTTCTGGGACTTACTTGCTTTATAGTTTGGGTTCAATATTGCTGTTTCATAGCCAATCTCTGTTGAAAATTGTTAAGCTTACCTTTGACCTTATTCTCTATAGACAATAAACTGAAAGTTATGAAATGAAAGACATAACTAGCAAGTTGGAAATTGTGTTGGAGCTTTCTAGTGTCTAAATATGGTGCGGGTGTTAGGCTTTGCTTAGTTTTGTGTTTTAACTGCTTGCTGATTGACATATTGCATGCCGCATTTATCAAATTCTGTTAATGATTTAGGACATTAAATTTTCTAAATCTACATTGACAGGGCCTGATTGTGCTATGTTGGTATGATTTGGTATTTGTTGTACTTATCTAATGAATATTTGTGATGTATTTTGCAGAGACTTGCAATCTTATTTTGCAGATCTTAGTATTTTCCTTGCCaatgaaagtaaaaaaatgtatattttggtGGACAACAGACCATGGTTGAGTGACCTTGGTTTACGGGGTGCGCACATTTGGCAATTGATGGTTACCAAGGTTGTTAAGCACACCATTGGTCGTTGAAATAATTCGTTCTAATTAACTCTCTTGGttgttaaattttatatcatttttattgATTTGCAGTCAAGGTTATCTCCTTTTGCATACACCAAAGCCCGAAGAgggagaaaggaagaaaaggatGTTTATTCACAATCAAGCACAAGTAATTCAAAGAAATTTACGAGATGTTTCTCATTCGTTGAAGCAGTGATGACAAGGAAGAAAGCTTTACTACCTGTGAAAAACCTAAGGGAGACTCTGCAATTTAGCAGTGAACTGCAAAGGACTTTGTAtggttttattatatttgaagTTGAATGGGAAAGTGTTCGGGGTATCAACTACCTTAATGAACTTCAGGTACCACATCTGTTCGCCACACTGTCTTACTTTCTTCATTCACAATTTACCTTTATTTGTTATCTTTTATTTGATCTGCAGACTGATACATCACTGGCTATAGAAGCAAAACGCATGAAAAGATGGGAATTTGACAGTATAGCTCAAGCTCGAAGCTGTATGACTACTTGGTTCTCGGGAACACTACCTGAACTTCTGCTTTTGAAAATACACCTGGATTCTGCCTCAGGTAGTAACAAGAATTCTTATCTTTACTTTAGGCTTTGTTTGTGTAGAGTGAAATAGAGGAGAGGGaagagaaattttaaattttattgtgtaatttacaaagaaaattttctaatttctcttCCCTCCCCCTCTATTTCCCTCCTACTTTACTCCACACAAACAAAGCCTTAGTGTGAGTGTGCACAACATAAGTAAATTGAGAAGCCTTGATACGTATCGTTGcattttaatttcatgcaaGAGCAGAAACAAGGATATGCATGGGGAGATATGCCCCTATGTCCCTGCTCCCTCTATCTGTCCTCCCACATTAAGTTTGGGTTTCATAGGATTGTTTGGACTGTGCCATGTTTGGAGTGCACTTTTTTTGGCTGGGGGTGGGTTCAAATGGTGGAAATTTTTTGTCACCATTTATCCTGTGTCCTATAGTCATAGTGGGAGTCCCATGGACTAGCCCTTGAACTTTCAGAttgtcccccttttttttattccttttaaaCTGATGCATTTTGTGCCTCAAATTTTGAGACTATATATTGATTGTAGAATTTGCTGAATCTTGTTACACAATGACAACTACTAGCTGCATGATTTGTGTAGTTTCTGGAGCAATGTTAATTTTTCAATGATCGTTTTTCCCTCTTATCTGTAATTTCAACAGGGGAGATATTTTACGATGCAAGTGAAGATTTTTCTGGGACAATAtctattgatgatgatgagaacaTCTGCAACGATGGTTTGTTAACTGTTGAGGATGGTTGGGACACCACTATTGGATTATATTCTGATGATGCTGTAGAAACACCAGGCATGCTACTCACACCTCCTTCTTCTGGACCCAATAAGCGAAGAAAACTAGTGAATTCCCGTTGTGTTTCTGGTTATAACTCAGTGAATTTTTCCCGGAGCTCAAGCTTTGATGCTGTTGAGACTATTGAAACCACGCAGTATAGTGATGTTCTACTATTATTTAGGTTTAATGATCATGACCTTCCATTTAAATTAAGGGAAGTTATAATATCTGACCTGCGATTGCTTACTTTGCTAGAGGCAGGCCTTCCATCTTGGGTCATCTTCCTTCAGTCTTACCCAGTAATATGCAATCTTTATCGTCCATGGATGTGCCCACTTGCCAGACTTTTATATGTTTTAATCTCATTAGTAACTGTTCtcattggattctatgattTATACAAAAATGTTCCTGTTctgaaggcaactgctgctcgtATATGTGGACCTCTTTTTGATTGGGTTGAAAGTTGGGAAATGGTTTCAAGGGTCAGATATTTAGGGACAATGCTGTTTCTACATAACTTGCAGAAGGCTACTAGGTGGTTTCTTGCCTTTACACATACCACAAGATCCTTTTTTTCTGTTCTTGTTCAACCTCTTGCAGAGGCCCTATTCGAGATATTTGGATTTCTTCTCCCAAGTTTGAAGTTTTTGTTTGAATTAGTAGAAAGCATATTTTCTGTCCTGTGGCTTGGAATTGGGACTTTTTACACTCTAGTGGGAGATATACTGGAGCTATTCTTTGTACCAATATGGCTTCTGGTTACTTTTATTTGGAGAATTGGTAGGTCATCATGTGTATTGGAATTCTGGTACTCTGTTATTTCTTAAACTTATTCTTTTCAACATAAATTGTCATCTGATATATTTTGGGTGTTCATCTCTAATTTACTGCAGGAACATGTGTCATATATCctgtattttttattctctgGGAAATACTGTATGCACCTGTACGTCTGGTCCTTGCAATATCAAGTGTGCTGACTTTTGTATGTACGTGCATTTTTGATGTACTTGGGGATGCATGGCAGATTATTAGTAGCATTCTTGAGTTAGCATCATCTTCGGAGGCAAC from Arachis duranensis cultivar V14167 chromosome 4, aradu.V14167.gnm2.J7QH, whole genome shotgun sequence encodes:
- the LOC107482434 gene encoding uncharacterized protein LOC107482434, producing MPVRLVLFLTHLFLVLNCVQCMRYKKGLEGGLVFFFMGNGDDGRCIFPLTSLQIGDLQSYFADLSIFLANESKKMYILVDNRPWLSDLGLRGAHIWQLMVTKSRLSPFAYTKARRGRKEEKDVYSQSSTSNSKKFTRCFSFVEAVMTRKKALLPVKNLRETLQFSSELQRTLYGFIIFEVEWESVRGINYLNELQTDTSLAIEAKRMKRWEFDSIAQARSCMTTWFSGTLPELLLLKIHLDSASGEIFYDASEDFSGTISIDDDENICNDGLLTVEDGWDTTIGLYSDDAVETPGMLLTPPSSGPNKRRKLVNSRCVSGYNSVNFSRSSSFDAVETIETTQYSDVLLLFRFNDHDLPFKLREVIISDLRLLTLLEAGLPSWVIFLQSYPVICNLYRPWMCPLARLLYVLISLVTVLIGFYDLYKNVPVLKATAARICGPLFDWVESWEMVSRVRYLGTMLFLHNLQKATRWFLAFTHTTRSFFSVLVQPLAEALFEIFGFLLPSLKFLFELVESIFSVLWLGIGTFYTLVGDILELFFVPIWLLVTFIWRIGTCVIYPVFFILWEILYAPVRLVLAISSVLTFVCTCIFDVLGDAWQIISSILELASSSEATVTTYEVSIWRSLWNDLFSQIFRALKSILYGFVAFFTACNRHRLSIYNHLQEFIKRLYRGCQRSQQSDLRGSSTNSMTLLFEEEKKLV